The following coding sequences lie in one Balneolaceae bacterium genomic window:
- a CDS encoding HTTM domain-containing protein yields MSSIMSGTGMRSRAKALRERAGRFFLKPVSIAPLVVFRVLFGALMLAGTLRFAWKGWIRDLYITPEYFFRYYGFEWLPVPGDPAIYGLFLLMGLSALGIMLGYRYRWSALLFFLSFTWVELIDKTNYLNHYYFVSLVSFLLILVPAHRSFSLDVRRRPSLKRASVPAWCVHIFKLQLGIVYVHAGLAKLNADWLMEALPLKLWLPARAHLPLIGGWLDETVTAYLFSWGGALYDLSIPFLLLYGRTRAFAYAAVVLFHGMTALLFQIGMFPYIMTGCTLIFFSPAFHERLLGVMRAAGRKLAFRRGGGGKAARSLSGAGFSRDPVEGSAGVRTTLRGGLLHAALVIFFMLQLLVPHRHLLYPGNVFWNEEGYRFSWRVMLMEKAGHAVFHVRDPDTGREWQVSNYEFLTPNQEKMMATQPDMILQFAHYLEDHYRSEGYGDVAVSVEARVTLNGRRSSLLVDPGVDLTEKERGLAHKEWILPYPRNAQSWMGGRKQ; encoded by the coding sequence ATGTCTTCCATCATGAGCGGCACCGGGATGCGCTCGCGGGCGAAGGCCCTCAGGGAGAGGGCCGGCCGGTTTTTCCTGAAGCCGGTCTCCATTGCGCCCCTGGTGGTTTTCCGCGTGCTTTTCGGAGCGCTGATGCTGGCCGGCACCCTTCGTTTCGCCTGGAAAGGCTGGATCCGGGACCTGTACATCACGCCGGAATATTTCTTCCGCTACTACGGTTTCGAGTGGCTGCCGGTTCCCGGTGATCCGGCCATCTACGGGCTGTTCCTGCTGATGGGACTGTCCGCTCTCGGGATCATGCTCGGATACCGCTACCGGTGGTCCGCCCTCCTCTTCTTTCTCAGTTTCACCTGGGTGGAACTGATCGACAAGACCAACTACCTGAACCACTACTATTTCGTCAGCCTGGTCAGTTTTCTGCTGATCCTGGTGCCGGCCCACCGGAGCTTTTCCCTGGACGTGCGTCGCCGCCCCTCGCTGAAAAGGGCATCGGTTCCCGCCTGGTGCGTCCATATCTTCAAGCTCCAGCTGGGAATCGTCTATGTTCACGCCGGCCTGGCCAAACTGAACGCCGACTGGCTGATGGAGGCGCTGCCCCTGAAGTTGTGGCTTCCGGCCCGCGCGCACCTCCCTCTCATCGGCGGATGGCTGGACGAGACCGTTACAGCCTACCTGTTCAGCTGGGGAGGGGCCCTGTACGACCTGTCCATCCCCTTTCTCCTGCTCTATGGCCGCACACGCGCCTTCGCCTACGCGGCCGTCGTGCTCTTTCACGGCATGACCGCCCTGCTCTTCCAGATCGGCATGTTCCCCTATATCATGACCGGCTGCACGCTGATCTTTTTCTCCCCGGCCTTTCATGAACGACTGCTGGGCGTGATGCGCGCGGCAGGGCGGAAGCTGGCGTTCCGGCGCGGGGGAGGGGGGAAGGCGGCACGCTCCCTTTCGGGCGCTGGCTTCTCCCGCGACCCGGTCGAAGGGAGCGCAGGGGTACGCACCACGCTGCGGGGCGGCTTGCTTCATGCCGCCCTGGTGATCTTTTTCATGCTCCAACTGTTGGTTCCCCACCGCCACCTGCTCTACCCGGGCAACGTGTTCTGGAACGAGGAGGGCTACCGCTTTTCCTGGAGGGTGATGCTGATGGAGAAGGCCGGCCATGCCGTCTTTCACGTGAGGGACCCGGATACTGGGCGGGAGTGGCAGGTGTCCAATTATGAGTTCCTCACGCCCAACCAGGAAAAAATGATGGCCACCCAGCCGGACATGATCCTGCAGTTCGCCCACTACCTGGAAGACCATTACCGTTCGGAGGGGTACGGTGACGTGGCCGTCAGCGTGGAGGCGCGGGTGACGCTCAACGGCCGCAGAAGCAGTCTGCTGGTGGATCCCGGGGTCGACCTGACCGAAAAGGAGAGGGGCCTCGCCCACAAGGAGTGGATCCTGCCCTATCCCCGAAACGCACAAAGCTGGATGGGAGGGAGGAAGCAATGA
- a CDS encoding imelysin family protein, which translates to MHRLKHFALPLLLLLAFAVLPAGCDLAGSGESESDFDRAAMLRNYGENLALPAFEALKTEADELQAAAAAFSGEQNASSLADLREELKHARLAWQHASLYSFGPAEMRLLRPSLNTYPVDTAQVEENIASGEYDLGAVGQRDAAGFPAMGYMLYGLEEDDAALLERYRAGNGGEEALQYLSDLANQIQSLAGATLADWQGSGGDYLGTFLSEERAGTDKGSSLGMMFNAYVLHFERFLRSGKIGIPSGVLSAGVPRPRATEAYYGGYSAELALANLRAVRRFFRGEDTEGIDGPGLRDNLQAAGADELASEIEAKMQEAENALQGVSDPLSAQIENDNEPVLDAFTRLQDVVSLVKADMASVLGVTITYQDNDGD; encoded by the coding sequence ATGCACCGACTGAAACACTTCGCCTTGCCGCTTCTGCTGCTCCTCGCCTTTGCCGTGCTGCCCGCCGGCTGTGACCTGGCGGGTTCCGGCGAATCGGAATCCGATTTCGACCGTGCGGCCATGCTGCGCAATTACGGTGAGAACCTGGCGCTGCCCGCCTTTGAGGCGCTGAAAACGGAAGCGGACGAGCTGCAGGCCGCCGCGGCCGCCTTCTCCGGGGAACAGAACGCCTCCAGCCTGGCGGACCTCAGGGAGGAGCTGAAACACGCCCGCCTGGCCTGGCAGCATGCCAGCCTCTACAGCTTCGGTCCCGCGGAAATGCGCCTGTTGCGCCCCTCGCTCAACACCTATCCCGTGGACACCGCCCAGGTGGAGGAGAACATCGCCTCGGGCGAATACGATCTGGGAGCGGTGGGCCAGCGCGACGCCGCCGGTTTCCCCGCCATGGGTTACATGCTGTACGGCCTGGAGGAAGATGACGCCGCCCTGCTCGAGCGGTACCGCGCCGGGAATGGGGGAGAGGAGGCGCTGCAGTACCTGTCGGACCTCGCCAACCAAATCCAATCGCTCGCCGGGGCCACCCTGGCGGACTGGCAGGGCTCCGGCGGCGACTACCTCGGCACCTTCCTCAGCGAGGAACGGGCGGGCACCGACAAGGGAAGTTCGTTGGGCATGATGTTCAACGCCTATGTCCTCCATTTCGAGCGCTTCCTTCGCAGCGGTAAGATCGGCATCCCGTCCGGCGTGCTCAGCGCCGGCGTGCCTCGCCCGCGGGCGACCGAGGCCTATTACGGGGGCTATTCCGCGGAGCTGGCTCTCGCCAACCTCCGGGCGGTGCGGCGCTTCTTCAGGGGCGAGGACACCGAAGGCATCGACGGGCCCGGCCTCCGCGACAACCTGCAGGCGGCGGGGGCGGACGAGCTGGCCTCCGAAATAGAAGCGAAGATGCAGGAGGCCGAAAACGCACTGCAGGGGGTGTCCGATCCGCTCAGCGCCCAGATCGAAAACGATAACGAACCGGTGCTCGACGCCTTCACCCGGCTCCAGGATGTGGTGTCCCTGGTAAAGGCGGACATGGCGTCGGTGCTGGGCGTCACCATCACCTACCAGGACAATGACGGTGACTGA
- a CDS encoding FtsX-like permease family protein — MEGGFPFYGELETQPASAARTYQAGRRALVDHTLMTQFGLQPGDSVKIGQVTFEIGRLPAQDPRQDLAISMVGPRIFIPKAWLDSTNLVQRGSRIDDNTVLPVRRGARLRTDRGGHDRFTEAQEPEYDLGYDTVEERQQELGEAVDNLGTFLNLVGFIALLLGGIGVASSIHVYITRKINTASVLRCFGASGRQVTGIFLIQALVLGFLGALAGALIGIGPAVYAARPLQHLPAGRVSFCAISWLAIGLGLLTGTGVALVFALLPPARPPQGLPPVRPAGTLEGIFITSPAPAHPLTGPYARRRRTHRLPADATPPTQSCEGRRASPSAGHPGWRFGLPLRRGAGCSYAAGEAPLPLLLALCLAQQGLANLYRPNDQTSAGAHALAGTRHAAWSAPSTSARTCSWASWNSPPARTPRPGAF, encoded by the coding sequence GTGGAGGGCGGCTTTCCCTTCTACGGGGAGCTGGAGACCCAGCCCGCCTCCGCCGCCCGCACCTACCAGGCGGGCAGGCGCGCGCTGGTGGACCACACCCTGATGACCCAGTTCGGGCTGCAGCCGGGCGATTCGGTGAAAATCGGACAGGTCACCTTCGAGATCGGCAGGCTCCCTGCTCAAGATCCCCGGCAGGATCTTGCCATCTCCATGGTCGGCCCGCGCATATTCATACCCAAGGCCTGGCTGGACTCCACCAACCTGGTCCAGCGCGGCAGCCGCATCGACGACAATACCGTACTTCCGGTTCGACGAGGAGCGCGACTTCGAACAGATCGAGGAGGCCACGACCGCTTCACCGAAGCCCAGGAGCCCGAATACGACCTGGGCTACGACACGGTGGAGGAGCGCCAGCAGGAATTGGGCGAGGCGGTGGACAACCTGGGTACGTTTCTCAACCTGGTGGGCTTCATCGCCCTGCTGCTGGGCGGCATAGGGGTTGCCAGCTCCATCCACGTCTACATCACCCGCAAAATCAACACCGCCTCGGTGCTGCGCTGCTTCGGCGCCTCCGGCCGGCAGGTCACCGGCATCTTCCTCATCCAGGCCCTGGTGCTCGGTTTCCTGGGCGCACTGGCAGGCGCGCTCATCGGCATCGGCCCTGCAGTATATGCTGCCCGGCCTCTTCAGCACCTTCCTGCCGGTAGAGTGTCATTCTGCGCTATTTCCTGGCTGGCCATTGGACTGGGCCTGCTGACGGGCACGGGCGTGGCCCTGGTCTTCGCCCTGCTGCCCCCTGCTCGCCCTCCGCAAGGCCTCCCCCCTGTACGCCCTGCTGGCACTCTCGAAGGGATCTTCATCACCTCGCCTGCTCCGGCGCACCCGCTGACGGGTCCGTATGCACGCCGTCGTCGCACTCACCGTCTACCGGCCGACGCAACGCCGCCGACCCAAAGCTGTGAGGGTCGGAGGGCATCTCCCAGCGCTGGGCATCCTGGTTGGCGCTTTGGACTGCCTCTGCGGCGTGGCGCCGGCTGCTCGTATGCGGCCGGTGAAGCGCCGCTTCCCCTCCTGCTGGCCCTATGTCTGGCGCAACAGGGACTGGCCAACCTCTACCGTCCCAACGACCAGACCTCGGCTGGCGCTCATGCTCTCGCTGGGACTCGGCATGCTGCATGGTCAGCACCCTCTACTTCAGCCAGGACATGCTCATGGGCGAGCTGGAATTCGCCTCCCGCGAGGACGCCCCGACCTGGTGCTTTTTGA
- a CDS encoding ATP-binding cassette domain-containing protein: MVPLELRGEATGRVRDHALDLLEQVGLGERTSHYPTQLSGGEQQRVAIARAFINRPRILFADEPTGNLDAETGGTIEDLMFELNRASGTTLVLVTHDLELARKCQRAIRLQQRRHPGQR, from the coding sequence ATGGTGCCGCTGGAATTGCGGGGCGAGGCTACCGGAAGGGTGCGCGACCACGCCCTCGACCTGCTGGAGCAGGTGGGCCTGGGAGAACGCACCAGTCACTATCCCACCCAGCTTTCGGGCGGGGAGCAGCAACGCGTGGCCATCGCCCGTGCCTTCATCAACCGGCCGCGCATCCTCTTCGCCGACGAGCCCACGGGCAACCTGGATGCCGAGACCGGCGGCACCATCGAAGACCTCATGTTTGAGCTGAACCGGGCCTCCGGCACCACCCTGGTGCTGGTCACCCACGACCTGGAACTGGCCCGCAAGTGCCAGCGGGCGATCCGCCTTCAGCAGCGGCGCCATCCGGGACAGCGATGA
- a CDS encoding ATP-binding cassette domain-containing protein, which produces MDKAILEVTNLTQQFRSGDRELTVLDHVDFSVEEGTTCAIVGPSGSGKTTLLGLCAGLDRPSAGEVVLNGVRLGALDEDQRARVRNEHVGFIFQTFQLVPTLHRP; this is translated from the coding sequence ATGGACAAGGCCATACTGGAAGTTACGAATCTTACCCAGCAATTCAGAAGCGGCGACCGCGAGCTCACCGTGCTCGACCACGTCGATTTCTCCGTGGAGGAGGGCACCACCTGCGCCATCGTGGGTCCCTCGGGCAGCGGCAAAACCACCCTGCTCGGGCTCTGCGCCGGACTGGACCGCCCCTCCGCGGGCGAGGTGGTGCTCAACGGGGTGCGGCTGGGCGCGCTGGACGAGGACCAGCGCGCCAGGGTCCGTAACGAACACGTGGGCTTCATCTTCCAGACCTTTCAGCTGGTGCCCACGCTTCACCGCCCTTGA
- a CDS encoding DUF4856 domain-containing protein: MRLSKFLSTTSFFTCLLVSFAFVSCDVLSSGDDNLQPPDTYEFTRDGASSVAYPGQTDRLNMLGEMDAYLGRGDDGQTLSEQVLLDMYTNAGGDGGGNFSFTSDRQLANKTFAPDRDEQLFENLFADAAAASQNGANGVTASDGTAGLLVRENSGNTILVDEKGREFGQLIEKGLMGAVFYNQIFNVYLTDARIGPDVENEDLAEGANYTPKEHHFDEAFGYWGVPVDFQSDWPEDREDEPRFWGHYSDVVDNVRDGMLGTNSTIMDAFIRGRTAIVNKDEAALDEQVDILYEQLELVAAATAVHYINDTLGHLSAGNTGEAFHTLSEAWAFVNALKYSPRRAITVDQIETIQNSRFGQNGNFWKVTADGLNQAKSTLLNVYPDLEPVQDEL; encoded by the coding sequence ATGAGACTGTCAAAATTCCTCTCCACAACCTCCTTTTTCACCTGCCTTCTCGTCAGCTTTGCCTTTGTCTCCTGCGATGTCCTGAGTTCGGGAGACGATAACCTTCAACCCCCCGACACCTATGAGTTTACCCGCGACGGCGCCTCTTCGGTGGCCTACCCCGGGCAGACCGACCGGCTGAACATGCTCGGGGAAATGGACGCCTACCTGGGAAGGGGCGACGACGGGCAGACGCTCTCCGAGCAGGTCCTTCTCGATATGTACACCAACGCCGGGGGTGACGGCGGGGGAAACTTCTCTTTCACCTCCGACCGGCAACTGGCCAACAAGACCTTCGCGCCTGACCGTGATGAGCAGTTATTCGAGAACCTCTTTGCCGATGCGGCCGCCGCCAGCCAGAACGGGGCCAACGGCGTCACCGCCTCCGACGGCACGGCCGGCCTGCTGGTACGTGAAAACAGCGGGAATACCATCCTGGTGGACGAGAAGGGCCGTGAATTCGGCCAGCTCATTGAGAAAGGCCTGATGGGCGCCGTATTCTACAACCAGATCTTCAACGTCTACCTGACCGACGCCCGCATTGGTCCCGATGTGGAGAACGAGGATCTGGCCGAAGGAGCCAACTATACGCCCAAGGAACACCACTTTGACGAAGCCTTCGGCTACTGGGGCGTCCCGGTCGATTTCCAATCGGACTGGCCGGAGGACAGGGAAGATGAGCCCCGCTTCTGGGGACACTACTCCGACGTGGTGGATAACGTACGCGACGGGATGCTGGGGACCAACAGCACCATCATGGACGCCTTTATCAGGGGACGCACCGCCATCGTGAACAAGGATGAGGCAGCCCTTGACGAGCAGGTGGACATCCTCTACGAACAGCTGGAGCTGGTGGCCGCCGCAACCGCCGTGCACTACATCAACGACACCCTCGGACACCTGTCCGCCGGGAATACGGGCGAGGCCTTTCATACGCTTTCCGAGGCCTGGGCCTTCGTGAACGCCCTTAAATACAGTCCCCGCCGCGCCATTACCGTCGACCAGATCGAAACCATACAAAACAGCCGTTTCGGCCAGAACGGCAACTTCTGGAAGGTCACGGCCGACGGGCTCAACCAGGCCAAATCCACCCTTCTGAACGTCTATCCCGACCTTGAGCCGGTACAGGACGAGCTCTGA
- a CDS encoding pyridoxal-phosphate dependent enzyme, translated as MPGRVPLRPKSGSRDPPRRPILATVGGGGLISALACHARDRDPEVRILGAQPENSPEMSASVRAGEYRDVETRPTLSDGSAGGFERNAITFDYCRNYVDQFILVPENEIEEGIRGMISRHHKLVEGSAAVAVAALLREPERFAGRTTAVVICGANIAAEKLKKVLCG; from the coding sequence TTGCCGGGCAGGGTACCATTGCGGCCGAAATCTGGGAGCAGGGACCCGCCCCGACGACCGATCCTGGCCACGGTCGGGGGAGGCGGACTCATCTCGGCACTGGCCTGTCACGCACGGGACCGCGACCCTGAGGTGCGCATCCTCGGCGCCCAGCCGGAAAACTCCCCCGAAATGTCCGCTTCGGTGCGGGCGGGAGAATACCGTGACGTGGAGACCCGCCCCACCCTTTCCGACGGCTCGGCCGGCGGCTTCGAACGCAATGCCATTACATTCGACTATTGCCGGAACTACGTAGACCAATTCATCCTGGTGCCTGAAAATGAGATCGAGGAGGGCATCCGCGGGATGATTTCCCGCCACCACAAGCTGGTGGAGGGGTCGGCCGCGGTGGCTGTGGCCGCCCTGCTGCGCGAGCCGGAGCGCTTCGCCGGCCGGACCACCGCAGTGGTGATCTGCGGGGCCAATATTGCAGCCGAGAAGCTGAAAAAGGTGCTTTGCGGGTGA
- a CDS encoding DUF5916 domain-containing protein, whose protein sequence is MRAERFTTAPWTRWRPPSSPDGTAYSDWIFVNIDSYNDDRTSFTFGVNPRGVRRDLLTYNDSEENLRWDAVWEAKTHIAEHRWTVEMRIPLSQLRSHSSTEVQHWGINFMRRLARKEEVSFWSPTPQDRSGLVSQYGHLQGVEQLDKPANLEITPYSSASLTRAPGEAANPFYHSNSFMGGLGADVKYGLTPDFNLTATVNPDFGQVEADPAVINLSAFETFYPEQRPFFLEGTDIFQFGQTRTHGRYGNPQVFYSRRIGRRPQGSPGMAGIASSYRDIPDQTTIASAAKFSGKTDGGFSLAAPERLDPARGRLYRRGRPGGLSGR, encoded by the coding sequence GTGCGAGCCGAAAGGTTTACGACAGCGCCATGGACTCGGTGGCGGCCACCCTCTTCGCCGGACGGCACGGCCTACAGCGACTGGATTTTCGTAAATATCGACAGTTACAACGACGACCGAACCAGCTTCACCTTCGGCGTGAATCCCCGCGGCGTCCGTCGGGATCTGCTGACCTACAACGACTCCGAAGAGAACCTGCGATGGGATGCCGTATGGGAGGCCAAAACACACATAGCCGAACACCGATGGACCGTGGAGATGCGCATTCCCCTCTCCCAGCTCCGTTCCCATTCGAGCACTGAAGTGCAGCACTGGGGCATCAACTTCATGCGGCGCCTGGCCCGCAAGGAGGAGGTTTCGTTCTGGTCGCCCACGCCCCAGGACCGGTCCGGCCTGGTTTCGCAGTACGGTCATCTGCAGGGCGTCGAGCAGCTCGATAAACCCGCCAACCTGGAGATCACCCCCTACAGCTCGGCCAGCCTCACCCGCGCGCCGGGCGAGGCCGCCAACCCCTTTTACCATTCCAACAGCTTCATGGGCGGACTGGGTGCCGACGTAAAATACGGCCTGACGCCCGACTTCAACCTGACGGCCACGGTAAATCCCGATTTTGGACAGGTGGAGGCCGACCCGGCCGTGATCAACCTGAGCGCCTTCGAGACCTTCTATCCCGAACAGCGCCCCTTCTTCCTGGAGGGAACCGACATCTTCCAGTTCGGGCAGACCCGTACCCACGGGCGCTACGGCAACCCGCAGGTCTTCTATTCGCGCCGCATAGGGCGGCGTCCCCAGGGCTCGCCAGGCATGGCGGGCATCGCCAGCAGCTACCGCGACATTCCCGACCAGACCACCATCGCCAGCGCCGCAAAATTCAGCGGCAAGACCGACGGGGGATTCTCCCTGGCGGCGCCGGAACGCCTTGACCCTGCGCGAGGCCGACTATATCGGCGGGGACGGCCGGGAGGCCTCTCTGGCCGTTGA
- a CDS encoding GDSL-type esterase/lipase family protein: MRRRIDSLGWNLPVVNGGLSGETSAGGLRRIDWMLRRHVDLFVLELGGNDGLRGIDLASTRQNLQQIIDKVRNAYPEARIVIAGMQVPPNLGPGLHRAFRVDVSRAGPAERRHAHSLAGWRVSAATRNSMQNDGIHPTRGAMKRWPRPSGRPSGPSCRRCAPPEILDPPAAALILIPLFRTFQPFCNPIQRAMFQRYNSACS; encoded by the coding sequence GTGCGCCGGCGCATCGATTCGCTGGGCTGGAACTTGCCGGTCGTCAACGGGGGACTGAGCGGGGAGACCTCGGCCGGGGGACTCCGCCGCATCGACTGGATGCTGCGCCGGCACGTGGACCTCTTCGTGCTGGAGCTGGGGGGCAACGACGGGCTGCGCGGCATCGACCTGGCCTCCACGCGGCAGAATCTGCAGCAGATCATCGACAAGGTGCGAAACGCCTACCCGGAGGCGCGTATCGTGATCGCCGGCATGCAGGTGCCGCCCAACCTGGGACCCGGACTACACCGGGCGTTTCGAGTCGATGTATCCCGAGCTGGCCCGGCGGAACGACGCCACGCTCATTCCCTTGCTGGATGGAGGGTGTCGGCGGCTACGAGGAATTCCATGCAGAACGACGGCATTCACCCAACGCGCGGGGCCATGAAAAGATGGCCGAGACCGTCTGGGAGGCCATCCGGCCCATCCTGCAGGAGATGCGCGCCTCCTGAGATCTTGGATCCGCCGGCAGCGGCTTTGATTTTAATACCGCTGTTCCGTACATTTCAACCGTTCTGCAACCCAATACAACGAGCCATGTTCCAACGTTACAATTCCGCCTGTTCCTGA
- a CDS encoding RNA polymerase sigma factor: MDRHSDNALMLQVKSGDLDKLGLLFERYNRRLFGFFYRLTSRRDLSEDLVQGVFERIITYRHTYSDEGAFSCDLDLPDRAQPAHRPLPEEQRPGRRGGRFRGPGYPERGPPPARRASRLHRDGSRPRPAAPTAEGGAWTSRSPERETLVLSRYQGFRYREIAEIMDCSESAVKVRIFRALGELREIVAQLNNEEHP; this comes from the coding sequence TTGGACCGACATTCCGACAATGCATTGATGCTGCAGGTGAAAAGCGGCGATCTCGATAAACTGGGATTGCTGTTCGAGCGCTATAACCGGCGTCTTTTCGGCTTCTTCTACCGGCTGACCTCGCGTCGCGACCTGAGCGAGGACCTGGTGCAGGGGGTGTTTGAGCGGATTATCACATACCGCCACACCTACTCCGACGAGGGGGCCTTTTCTTGCGACCTGGATCTTCCAGATCGCGCGCAACCTGCACATCGACCACTACCGGAAGAGCAGCGGCCGGGTCGGCGAGGAGGACGATTTCGTGGACCCGGATACCCTGAGCGGGGACCTCCCCCCGCCCGACGGGCATCCCGACTACATCGGGACGGGTCCCGGCCACGACCGGCGGCTCCGACTGCTGAAGGAGGCGCTTGGACGTCTCGATCCCCTGAAAGGGAAACGCTGGTGCTCAGCCGCTACCAGGGCTTCAGGTACCGGGAGATCGCGGAGATCATGGACTGCAGCGAAAGCGCCGTGAAAGTCCGCATCTTCCGCGCCCTGGGCGAACTCAGGGAAATCGTAGCACAGCTCAACAACGAGGAACACCCATGA